The Halosimplex litoreum genome has a window encoding:
- a CDS encoding potassium transporter TrkA, which yields MSALAASAGVVPVTSGADAALASSLVAQSGSLTERGFLGAARVLGVSVVAAGVAAAVALVYRWYVRERVPGSLPALFGLSAIVPLLGANQLLREVMDPTAGPAPLDELAALSNIAVFLVALAATRLGTDVGDRLGSDVAVATGERAVETEVSRVVQAVGRVITVELPEEVEDIVGYDPVPAETKEKLADKTFVFPRRLTVEELRDRLVTRLKADYGVGHVDLELDDDGSVEYLAVGSRAAGIGPTLPPETSAVAVRADPAFAASAGDLVQVWRTDPFERVVTAELRGVVDDVATLAIDAADTRKLDTEGEYKLVTLPVETRPDREFASVLRAAEETMAAVTVGAGSDLAGQPVGALDVTVVAVRPASGPVEPLPDRDRALAPRDAVYVVAAPEAIRKVEAAATPRDGADPEDADATGAALTPDEQIEPGRSVGEESAGADTATDTPGQEANGQTPPESAADPLADADAPGIEALEPDEPDVSGNGESDEADAPTPSEPDEREAADTDGPLADPSAEPSREELADLPGTDVDDLPGADAGGTDDQTPVGDDWEPIAEPGASGASNEETSEPEASDEDETDGGDTSDEDDATDESGGSDWTVAVDQRREDDE from the coding sequence GTGAGCGCCCTCGCGGCGAGCGCCGGTGTCGTGCCAGTGACCAGTGGCGCCGACGCCGCGCTCGCGAGCAGCCTCGTCGCCCAGAGCGGCTCGCTCACCGAGCGAGGGTTCCTCGGCGCGGCGCGCGTGCTCGGCGTCTCGGTGGTCGCCGCGGGCGTCGCCGCGGCGGTCGCGCTCGTCTACCGGTGGTACGTCCGCGAGCGGGTTCCGGGCAGCCTGCCCGCGCTGTTCGGGCTCAGTGCCATCGTCCCGCTGCTCGGCGCCAACCAGCTGCTCCGGGAGGTGATGGACCCAACCGCCGGCCCGGCGCCCCTCGACGAGCTGGCGGCGCTGTCGAACATCGCCGTGTTCCTCGTCGCGCTGGCCGCCACCCGCCTCGGCACCGACGTCGGTGACCGCCTCGGGAGCGACGTGGCCGTCGCCACCGGCGAGCGGGCCGTCGAGACGGAAGTCAGCCGCGTCGTCCAGGCCGTCGGCCGCGTCATCACCGTCGAACTCCCCGAGGAGGTCGAGGATATCGTCGGCTACGACCCTGTCCCCGCCGAGACCAAAGAGAAACTCGCCGACAAGACGTTCGTCTTCCCCCGGCGACTCACCGTCGAGGAGCTGCGCGACCGCCTCGTGACCCGGCTGAAAGCCGACTACGGCGTCGGCCACGTCGACCTCGAACTGGACGACGACGGCAGCGTCGAGTACCTCGCCGTCGGCTCGCGCGCGGCGGGCATCGGTCCGACCCTGCCCCCCGAGACGTCGGCGGTCGCCGTGCGGGCCGACCCCGCCTTCGCCGCCAGCGCCGGCGATCTCGTTCAGGTGTGGCGAACCGACCCCTTCGAGCGCGTGGTCACCGCGGAGCTGCGGGGGGTCGTCGACGACGTGGCGACGCTGGCCATCGACGCCGCCGACACGCGGAAACTCGACACCGAAGGGGAGTACAAACTGGTGACGCTGCCCGTCGAGACGCGCCCGGACCGGGAGTTCGCGTCCGTCCTCCGGGCGGCCGAGGAGACGATGGCCGCCGTCACCGTCGGCGCCGGGAGCGACCTCGCCGGCCAGCCCGTCGGCGCCCTCGACGTGACCGTGGTCGCCGTCCGTCCCGCGTCCGGCCCGGTCGAACCGCTCCCGGACCGCGACCGCGCCCTCGCGCCCCGCGACGCCGTCTACGTCGTCGCTGCCCCCGAGGCCATCCGCAAGGTCGAAGCGGCCGCGACGCCCCGTGACGGCGCCGATCCGGAGGACGCGGACGCCACCGGCGCGGCGCTCACCCCCGACGAGCAGATCGAGCCCGGTCGATCGGTCGGCGAGGAGTCCGCCGGGGCGGACACGGCGACGGACACGCCCGGCCAGGAGGCGAACGGGCAGACGCCGCCGGAGTCGGCGGCCGACCCCCTCGCCGACGCCGACGCCCCCGGTATCGAGGCGCTCGAACCCGACGAGCCCGACGTGTCGGGGAACGGCGAGTCGGACGAGGCCGACGCCCCGACCCCCTCCGAACCGGACGAGCGGGAGGCCGCGGACACCGACGGTCCCCTCGCCGATCCGTCAGCAGAGCCATCGCGCGAGGAGCTGGCCGACCTCCCCGGGACCGACGTGGACGACCTGCCCGGCGCCGACGCGGGGGGGACCGACGACCAGACGCCCGTCGGCGACGACTGGGAGCCCATCGCCGAACCCGGCGCTTCCGGCGCGTCGAACGAGGAGACGAGCGAACCCGAAGCGTCCGACGAGGACGAAACCGACGGGGGCGACACGAGTGACGAGGACGACGCGACCGACGAGTCGGGCGGGAGCGACTGGACGGTGGCGGTCGACCAGCGTCGCGAAGACGACGAGTAG
- a CDS encoding ubiquitin-like small modifier protein 1 has protein sequence MYWRLFATLAETAGDTEIEVDSGAETVGDAFDALLDSYPTLEPEVLDDDGELYGHVRLLHEGRDPFAEADGFETAVDDGDELALFPPVSGG, from the coding sequence ATGTACTGGCGACTGTTCGCCACGCTGGCCGAGACGGCCGGCGACACCGAGATCGAGGTCGACTCGGGCGCCGAGACCGTCGGCGACGCCTTCGACGCGCTGCTGGACTCGTACCCGACCCTCGAACCCGAAGTGCTGGACGACGACGGCGAACTGTACGGCCACGTCCGCCTGCTCCACGAGGGCCGCGATCCGTTCGCCGAGGCCGACGGCTTCGAGACGGCGGTCGACGACGGGGACGAACTCGCGCTCTTCCCGCCGGTCAGCGGCGGATAG
- the alaS gene encoding alanine--tRNA ligase, which yields MSDLEQEYRLDYFEEHGFHREQCSECGAHFWTLDEDRATCGEPPCEEYGFIDDPGFGEQLSLEETREAFLSFFEERGHERIDPYPVAANRWRDDVLLTQASIYDFQPHVTSGESPPPANPLVVSQPCIRMQDIDNVGKTGRHTMAFEMGGHHAFNADEGTDYAYEGEVYWKDQCVEHCVDLLDDVGADIEDLTLIEDPWVGGGNAGPAFEVIYRGLELATLVFMQFEQDPDGDVEMKDGNTYSQMDRRVIDTGYGIERWTWMSQGTPTVYEAVYPETIDFLKDNAGLDHSDREAELVHRAAKLAGHMDIDEAEDMESARDNIADQLDVSTGELTDLLEPLEDIYAVADHCRTLAYMLGDNIVPSNVGTGYLARMVLRRTKRLVDNVGVDAPLDELVDMQAERLGYENRDTIRDIVRTEVEKYRETLDRGGRRVRQIADDYASEGEPIPVGELIELYDSHGIQPDMVEEIAAEKGVAVETPDDFYALVAERHGGGQAFEDENERPYADRLEELPDTDRLYYEDQQRTEFEAVVLEVFERDDETFDVVLDQTMFYPEGGGQPPDHGTLSTDDVTVEVSDVQIVDGVILHTADEDPGKGEFVRGQIDATRRRRLMAHHTATHIVVHAARQVLGEHVRQAGAQKGVDSSRIDVSHYESVSREQVEEIEHRANDIVRSNGPVTQEWPDRHEAEDEHGFDLYQGGIPAGENIRLVHVAEDVQACGGTHVARTGDIGTIKILGTERVQDGVIRIEFAAGDAAVQATQDTEDALYEAADTLDVAPEEVPETAERFFTEWKERGKTIEELKEELAEVRAAGSGDGEEVEVGEETAVVQRLDADMDELRATANALVEEGTIAVLGSGRDGATFVVAVPDGSSVNAGEVVSQLASKVGGGGGGPPDFAQGGGPDAESLDDALDEAPDVLQQVANA from the coding sequence ATGAGCGACCTCGAACAGGAGTATCGACTCGACTACTTCGAGGAGCACGGCTTCCACCGAGAGCAGTGTTCCGAGTGTGGGGCCCACTTCTGGACGCTCGACGAGGACCGGGCGACCTGCGGCGAGCCGCCATGCGAAGAGTACGGCTTCATCGACGACCCCGGCTTCGGCGAACAGCTGTCGCTCGAAGAGACCCGCGAGGCGTTCCTCTCTTTCTTCGAAGAGCGAGGCCACGAGCGCATCGACCCCTACCCGGTCGCGGCCAACCGCTGGCGCGACGACGTGCTGCTCACGCAGGCTTCTATCTACGACTTCCAGCCGCACGTCACCAGCGGCGAGTCCCCACCGCCCGCGAACCCGCTCGTCGTCTCCCAGCCGTGTATCCGCATGCAGGACATCGACAACGTCGGCAAGACCGGCCGCCACACGATGGCCTTCGAGATGGGCGGTCACCACGCCTTCAACGCCGACGAGGGGACCGACTACGCCTACGAGGGCGAGGTCTACTGGAAAGACCAGTGCGTCGAGCACTGCGTCGACCTGCTCGACGACGTGGGCGCCGATATCGAGGACCTGACCCTCATCGAGGACCCGTGGGTCGGCGGCGGCAACGCCGGCCCCGCCTTCGAGGTCATCTACCGCGGGCTCGAACTCGCGACGCTCGTGTTCATGCAGTTCGAGCAGGACCCCGACGGCGACGTCGAGATGAAAGACGGCAACACGTACAGTCAGATGGACCGCCGGGTCATCGACACCGGTTACGGCATCGAGCGCTGGACGTGGATGTCCCAGGGCACCCCCACCGTCTACGAGGCGGTCTACCCCGAGACCATCGACTTTCTGAAGGACAACGCCGGCCTCGACCACTCCGACCGGGAGGCGGAACTCGTTCACCGCGCCGCCAAGCTCGCAGGCCACATGGACATCGACGAGGCCGAGGACATGGAGTCGGCCCGGGACAACATCGCCGACCAGCTCGACGTGAGCACGGGCGAACTCACCGACCTACTGGAACCGCTGGAGGACATCTACGCCGTCGCCGACCACTGCCGGACGCTCGCGTACATGCTCGGCGACAACATCGTCCCCTCGAACGTCGGGACGGGCTATCTCGCACGGATGGTCCTCCGTCGGACCAAGCGGCTGGTCGACAACGTCGGCGTCGACGCCCCGCTGGACGAACTCGTCGACATGCAGGCCGAGCGCCTGGGTTACGAGAACCGCGACACGATACGGGACATCGTCCGCACCGAGGTCGAGAAGTACCGCGAGACGCTGGACCGCGGCGGACGGCGCGTCCGCCAGATCGCCGACGACTACGCCAGCGAGGGCGAGCCGATCCCGGTCGGCGAGCTCATCGAGCTGTACGACTCCCACGGCATCCAGCCGGACATGGTCGAAGAGATCGCCGCAGAGAAAGGCGTCGCCGTCGAGACGCCAGACGACTTCTACGCGCTCGTGGCCGAGCGCCACGGCGGCGGCCAGGCCTTCGAGGACGAGAACGAGCGGCCCTACGCCGACCGGCTCGAGGAGCTGCCCGACACCGACCGCCTCTACTACGAGGACCAGCAGCGCACGGAGTTCGAAGCCGTCGTCTTGGAGGTGTTCGAGCGCGACGACGAGACGTTCGACGTGGTGCTCGACCAGACGATGTTCTATCCGGAGGGCGGTGGCCAGCCGCCGGACCACGGGACGCTGTCGACCGACGACGTGACCGTGGAGGTCTCGGACGTGCAGATCGTCGACGGCGTCATCCTCCACACCGCCGACGAGGACCCCGGCAAAGGCGAGTTCGTCCGCGGCCAGATCGACGCCACACGCCGCCGTCGGCTGATGGCCCACCACACCGCGACCCACATCGTCGTCCACGCCGCCCGGCAGGTGCTGGGCGAGCACGTCCGCCAGGCCGGTGCCCAGAAGGGGGTCGACTCCTCACGCATCGACGTCTCCCACTACGAGTCGGTCTCCCGCGAGCAGGTCGAAGAGATCGAACACCGCGCCAACGACATCGTCCGGTCGAACGGCCCGGTCACCCAGGAGTGGCCCGACCGCCACGAGGCCGAGGACGAACACGGCTTCGACCTCTATCAGGGGGGTATCCCCGCCGGCGAGAACATCCGGCTCGTCCACGTCGCCGAGGACGTCCAGGCCTGCGGCGGCACCCACGTCGCCCGCACCGGCGACATCGGGACGATCAAGATCCTGGGCACCGAGCGCGTCCAGGACGGCGTCATCCGCATCGAGTTTGCGGCCGGTGACGCCGCCGTCCAGGCCACCCAGGACACCGAGGACGCCCTCTACGAAGCGGCCGACACCCTCGACGTAGCCCCCGAGGAGGTGCCCGAGACCGCCGAGCGCTTCTTCACCGAGTGGAAGGAGCGCGGCAAGACCATCGAGGAACTGAAAGAGGAACTCGCCGAGGTCCGCGCCGCGGGCTCGGGCGACGGCGAAGAGGTCGAGGTGGGCGAGGAGACCGCGGTCGTCCAGCGCCTCGACGCCGACATGGACGAACTGCGCGCGACTGCCAACGCCCTCGTCGAGGAGGGGACGATCGCCGTCCTCGGGTCGGGCCGCGACGGCGCGACCTTCGTCGTCGCCGTCCCCGACGGATCCAGTGTGAACGCCGGCGAGGTCGTGAGCCAACTCGCGAGCAAAGTCGGCGGCGGCGGCGGCGGCCCGCCCGACTTCGCCCAGGGCGGCGGCCCCGACGCCGAAAGCCTCGACGACGCGCTCGACGAGGCACCGGACGTGCTGCAGCAGGTCGCGAACGCGTGA
- a CDS encoding DUF4382 domain-containing protein → MKRAVLAVATALLVVTAGCAGMAGTASPGADGGAGDGGAAGGGEDASTADAGTVNFYVSDQPNDMDDFAHLNVTITTVRFRLVDAANGSTDAAGNASITTATNATTTPTATATAAPANGTDTADTTETEAGDRDEAEREDEEMDEASEDEASEDGRWVTREVNATSVDLSQLRGANATLLEQFDLPAGEYDTVHMEVSDVEGTLTDGDDQRVKLPSGKLQLNSEFTVENGSEVDFVYDVSVHKAGNSGKYILKPVVSESGTEVPIERVDDDEDGEGDRSLDASFAGNVSAGENATLAVTENGSAVANATVEVDGEPVGTTDGDGELVVAVPSDAEELEVEVEDGDAEAELEFEFGTGDDDDESGDGGPGQAAENGRDD, encoded by the coding sequence ATGAAGCGCGCCGTCCTCGCGGTCGCGACGGCGCTGCTGGTCGTAACCGCCGGCTGTGCCGGAATGGCCGGCACGGCGTCGCCCGGAGCCGACGGTGGAGCGGGCGACGGCGGCGCTGCGGGCGGTGGTGAGGACGCGAGCACTGCCGACGCCGGGACGGTCAACTTCTACGTGAGCGACCAGCCCAACGACATGGACGACTTCGCACACCTGAACGTCACGATCACGACGGTCAGATTCCGTCTCGTCGACGCCGCGAACGGCTCGACCGATGCGGCCGGAAACGCGTCGATCACGACGGCGACCAACGCGACGACGACACCGACCGCGACGGCGACGGCCGCGCCCGCGAACGGCACCGATACCGCGGACACCACCGAGACCGAGGCCGGTGACCGGGACGAAGCGGAGCGCGAAGACGAGGAGATGGACGAAGCGAGCGAAGACGAAGCGAGCGAGGACGGTCGCTGGGTCACTCGCGAGGTGAACGCCACGTCTGTCGACCTCTCGCAGCTGCGCGGTGCGAACGCGACGCTGCTCGAACAGTTCGACCTGCCCGCGGGCGAGTACGACACGGTTCACATGGAGGTCAGCGACGTCGAGGGGACGCTGACCGACGGCGACGACCAGCGGGTCAAGCTCCCGAGCGGCAAGCTCCAGTTGAACAGCGAGTTCACGGTCGAAAACGGCTCGGAAGTCGACTTCGTCTACGACGTGTCCGTCCACAAGGCGGGCAACAGCGGGAAGTACATCCTCAAACCGGTCGTGAGCGAGTCCGGCACCGAGGTGCCCATCGAACGGGTCGACGACGACGAGGACGGCGAAGGCGACCGCTCGCTCGACGCGTCGTTCGCCGGCAACGTCAGCGCCGGCGAGAACGCGACGCTAGCCGTCACCGAGAACGGCTCGGCGGTCGCGAACGCGACGGTCGAAGTCGACGGCGAGCCCGTCGGGACGACCGACGGCGACGGCGAACTCGTCGTCGCGGTCCCGAGCGACGCCGAGGAACTCGAAGTGGAAGTCGAGGACGGCGACGCCGAAGCCGAACTGGAGTTCGAATTCGGAACGGGCGACGACGATGACGAATCCGGGGACGGCGGACCCGGACAGGCCGCCGAGAACGGTCGGGACGACTGA
- a CDS encoding phosphate-starvation-inducible PsiE family protein, producing the protein MSSDQDDAEDDGGIEPPTAEVAFAERYAALTGRFVHAVELAAASLFALLFAVGVVDLAVQVVGAVRSGAIVDPLVVIGFIDTGLLLLIIVEVYQTVIAYTREEDTRKIVRLVIYTGVIAMVRKVIIFRTSEYATTTDALVAAVAYTVIVVGLVALLFVERSADGVLGRE; encoded by the coding sequence ATGAGTTCGGACCAGGACGACGCAGAGGACGACGGGGGGATCGAACCGCCGACCGCCGAGGTGGCGTTCGCCGAGCGGTACGCGGCGCTGACGGGGCGGTTCGTCCACGCGGTCGAGCTGGCTGCGGCGTCGCTGTTCGCACTCCTGTTCGCCGTGGGGGTCGTCGACCTGGCCGTCCAGGTCGTCGGAGCGGTCCGCTCGGGGGCGATCGTCGACCCGCTGGTGGTGATCGGGTTCATCGACACGGGGTTGCTCCTGCTCATCATCGTCGAGGTGTACCAGACCGTCATCGCGTACACGCGCGAAGAAGACACGAGGAAGATCGTTCGACTGGTCATCTACACGGGGGTCATCGCGATGGTCCGCAAGGTGATCATCTTCCGGACGAGCGAGTACGCGACGACGACGGACGCGCTGGTGGCCGCGGTCGCCTACACCGTCATCGTCGTCGGACTCGTCGCGCTGCTGTTCGTCGAGCGGAGCGCGGACGGGGTGCTCGGACGCGAGTGA
- the rnz gene encoding ribonuclease Z, with product MRVTFLGTSGAVPTTRRNTSALVVNRDGDRLLFDCGEGTQRQMMRFSTGFAVDHLFVTHCHGDHVLGIPGLVQTFDFNDRERPLAIHAPHGTRGQVEDLVHAAGNDPSFPVRINQVGPDEVVLDRSEYEVRAVRTDHRTNAVGYAIVEDDRKGRFDREKAEEELGLPPGPEYSKLHRGEPVEHQGRTIEPEEVVGPPRPGRRFVYTGDTRPTDAVAAAAEDADLLVHDATFASDWADRAKETAHSTAREAAAIADRAGAKRLALTHISTRYAGDSSPIEREAREHFDGDAWIPDDGERFDVPFPDGGSEGDSDE from the coding sequence ATGCGCGTGACGTTTCTCGGCACGAGCGGCGCGGTCCCGACCACCCGGCGTAACACGAGCGCACTGGTGGTAAACCGCGACGGCGACCGCCTGCTGTTCGACTGCGGCGAGGGTACCCAGCGCCAGATGATGCGCTTCTCCACCGGCTTCGCCGTCGACCACCTCTTCGTCACGCACTGCCACGGCGACCACGTCCTCGGTATCCCCGGCCTCGTCCAGACCTTCGACTTCAACGACCGCGAACGACCGCTCGCCATCCACGCCCCCCACGGTACTCGCGGCCAGGTCGAAGACCTGGTCCACGCCGCCGGCAACGACCCCTCGTTCCCCGTCCGGATCAACCAGGTCGGCCCCGACGAGGTCGTCCTCGACCGCTCGGAGTACGAGGTGCGAGCGGTTCGCACCGACCATCGCACCAACGCCGTCGGCTACGCGATCGTCGAGGACGACCGCAAGGGCCGCTTCGACCGCGAGAAAGCCGAGGAGGAACTGGGACTGCCGCCCGGGCCGGAGTACTCGAAACTCCACCGCGGCGAGCCCGTCGAGCATCAGGGCCGGACCATCGAACCCGAGGAGGTCGTCGGCCCGCCGCGACCCGGCCGACGCTTCGTCTACACGGGCGACACCCGCCCCACCGACGCCGTCGCCGCCGCCGCCGAGGACGCCGATCTGCTCGTCCACGACGCCACCTTCGCGAGCGACTGGGCCGACCGCGCGAAGGAGACCGCCCACTCCACGGCGCGGGAGGCCGCCGCTATCGCCGACCGCGCCGGCGCCAAGCGGCTCGCGCTCACCCACATCTCCACGCGCTACGCCGGCGACTCCTCCCCTATCGAACGCGAGGCTCGCGAGCACTTCGACGGCGACGCCTGGATCCCCGACGACGGCGAACGGTTCGACGTCCCGTTCCCCGACGGCGGGTCCGAGGGCGATTCCGACGAGTGA
- a CDS encoding DUF373 family protein, with protein sequence MTTLVVCIDRAGDLVAETDPPVVGREAVESLVVDVGVEDPEDSQVNCLLEALRVSRDLAEGGDETVVAVLAGTDDTISADRAIARQVEGLIDDHDPDSAVVVVDSAEDERLVPIVESRLTVDAVDRVVVRQARDIESTYYLLKQFLADEELRKTVLVPIGVALIAYPVLWWLAGPGVATGAIVAVVGLFFLYKGLGVDAYLASLPGQVQQALYSGQVALVTYVVAAGLSLVGVFAGAIGVSELGSEGPLILASRFAFDAIPWLTGAALAASTGRLLDELIRHEGVRSAYLNLPFGAVAVGLVVRGFSAYFLELADVFRPYRIRPIDAGPIAFEGATLEPPGTRLALFILAGVLVSLAGVRFAAYFSGATVEQEFAHGREGGD encoded by the coding sequence GTGACAACGCTGGTCGTCTGTATCGACCGCGCGGGCGACCTCGTGGCGGAGACGGACCCGCCGGTCGTGGGACGGGAGGCCGTCGAGTCGCTCGTCGTCGACGTCGGCGTCGAGGACCCGGAGGACAGCCAGGTCAACTGTCTGCTCGAAGCCCTCCGCGTCTCGCGGGATCTCGCCGAGGGCGGTGACGAGACCGTCGTCGCCGTCCTCGCGGGGACCGACGACACCATCAGCGCCGACCGCGCCATCGCCCGCCAGGTCGAGGGACTCATCGACGACCACGACCCCGACTCGGCCGTGGTCGTCGTCGACAGCGCCGAGGACGAGCGCCTCGTCCCCATCGTCGAGTCGCGACTCACCGTCGACGCCGTCGACCGCGTCGTCGTCCGTCAGGCCCGCGACATCGAGTCGACCTACTACCTGCTCAAGCAGTTCCTCGCCGACGAGGAACTGCGCAAGACCGTCCTCGTCCCCATCGGCGTCGCGCTGATCGCCTACCCCGTCCTCTGGTGGCTCGCCGGCCCCGGCGTCGCGACCGGCGCCATCGTCGCCGTCGTCGGGCTCTTTTTCCTCTACAAGGGCCTCGGCGTCGACGCCTACCTCGCTTCCCTCCCCGGCCAGGTCCAACAGGCCCTCTACTCGGGCCAGGTCGCGCTGGTCACCTACGTCGTGGCCGCCGGCCTGTCGCTCGTCGGCGTCTTCGCCGGCGCCATCGGCGTCTCCGAACTCGGCTCGGAGGGCCCGCTCATCCTCGCCAGCCGCTTCGCCTTCGACGCCATCCCCTGGCTCACCGGCGCCGCGCTGGCCGCGAGCACCGGTCGCTTGCTCGACGAACTCATCCGCCACGAGGGCGTCCGCAGCGCCTACCTCAACCTCCCGTTCGGCGCCGTCGCCGTCGGCCTCGTGGTCCGCGGGTTCTCCGCGTACTTCCTCGAACTCGCCGACGTGTTCAGACCCTACCGGATCCGACCCATCGACGCCGGCCCCATCGCTTTCGAAGGAGCCACCCTCGAACCGCCCGGCACTCGCCTCGCACTGTTCATCCTCGCCGGCGTCCTCGTGAGCCTCGCCGGCGTCCGCTTCGCCGCCTACTTCAGCGGGGCGACCGTCGAACAGGAGTTCGCCCACGGCCGCGAAGGCGGCGACTAG
- the sppA gene encoding signal peptide peptidase SppA, with amino-acid sequence MSSSSSDGDVVGTLRGTVLPLVVTVLVGLAGLAGAWYVFVRSADSLVDLLGFLVVTGVGLLALWVGSRVAGSLVSPYNVAEVAVDGPIARERAGGVPGSATGVGADDVVEQIELADADPAAEALLVKLNTPGGEIVPSEDIRIAAERFDGPTVAYATDVCASGGYDIASGCDEIWAREGSLVGSIGVIGSRVNANDLAERLGLSYEGFTAGEYKDAGTPLKELRPDERAYLQGIVDDYYDQFVETVAEGRDMAPDAVEATEARVFLGSEAHERGLVDELGTRRAVTDALEDRLGESVAVREFEPAHSLRERVSLGAQRATYAFGAGLASALDGDVEGLRFRR; translated from the coding sequence ATGAGCAGTTCGTCGTCCGACGGCGACGTGGTCGGCACCCTCAGAGGGACCGTCCTCCCGCTCGTCGTCACTGTCCTGGTCGGCCTGGCCGGCCTCGCCGGCGCCTGGTACGTGTTCGTCCGCAGTGCCGACTCGCTGGTCGACCTCCTCGGGTTCCTGGTCGTCACCGGGGTCGGGCTCCTCGCGCTGTGGGTCGGGAGTCGCGTCGCCGGGTCGCTCGTCTCGCCGTACAACGTCGCCGAGGTCGCGGTCGACGGGCCGATCGCACGCGAGCGGGCGGGCGGCGTGCCCGGCTCGGCGACCGGCGTCGGCGCCGACGACGTGGTCGAGCAGATCGAACTCGCCGACGCCGACCCCGCGGCCGAGGCGCTGCTGGTGAAACTCAACACGCCCGGCGGGGAGATCGTCCCCAGCGAGGACATCCGCATCGCCGCCGAGCGCTTCGACGGGCCGACCGTCGCCTACGCCACCGACGTCTGCGCCAGCGGTGGCTACGACATCGCCAGCGGCTGCGACGAGATCTGGGCCCGCGAGGGGTCGCTGGTCGGCTCCATCGGCGTCATCGGCTCGCGCGTCAACGCCAACGACCTGGCCGAGCGGCTGGGCCTGTCCTACGAGGGGTTCACCGCCGGCGAGTACAAGGACGCCGGGACGCCGCTGAAGGAGTTGCGCCCGGACGAACGGGCCTACCTCCAGGGCATCGTCGACGACTACTACGACCAGTTCGTCGAGACCGTCGCCGAGGGCCGCGACATGGCGCCCGACGCCGTCGAGGCGACCGAAGCCCGCGTGTTCCTCGGGAGCGAAGCCCACGAGCGTGGTCTCGTCGACGAACTGGGCACCCGCCGGGCGGTGACCGACGCCCTCGAAGACCGACTGGGCGAGTCCGTCGCGGTCCGCGAGTTCGAGCCCGCCCACTCGCTGCGCGAGCGGGTCAGCCTCGGCGCCCAGCGAGCCACCTACGCCTTCGGCGCGGGACTGGCGAGCGCTCTCGACGGCGACGTGGAGGGGCTGCGTTTCCGCCGGTAG